CCGCGACCGGCGGTCCCGGCCGGCATGGTGGGGGTGCCGTCCATCACTTCACCGATACGCCTGCCGCATAACGGGGAGGTCACGGCCTCGCCGCCGTCCACGATCATCACGTTCGACTCCTTCGTCATAGAAGGAGAGAAGGGGCCCCGTCCTGGGATACGTCCGTGGTCCGGCCGGCCGTCGCGGGAAACGCTTCACCGGCGTCGCCGGTACGTCCGGCCGTCCCGCGGAACGGCTCGTCATCCGGCGCCGAGTGCGGCGAACGACCAGGCGGTGACGTGGTCGACGGCGTTCTCGGAGGTCGTGTTCCTGGCACGGTGGAGGGCGGCAGGCATGGAGAGGCCTTCTCTCAGTGCGTCGTGCAAGGCGATCATCAGGGGGACGGTGGCGGCGTCGTTCACCGGGACCACCGGGGAGATCACACCGGCGGTGCCGAGTGGCAGCAGGGCCGCGGTGAGGCCGAGGAGTTCGTCGGCGCCGGCGCGTGCGAGGCGGCCGGAGTCACAGCACGGCAGGACCAGGCGGTACGGGGCCTGGCCGAGGCGTTCCAGGTCGTGCGCGATCAGCGGGCCGTCGTCGAGACGCAGGGACGAGAACAGGGGGCTGTCGGCGCGGAAGTCCCCGTGAGCGGCGATGTGGGTGAGCCAGGTGCCCTCGATGGCCCGCAGCACCAGGGACGAGGTGGCTTTGCCGTCGCCGAGCACGGTGGCGTGGCCGTACGCCTCGGCGATGCGGTCCACCTCGGCGCCGCGGGTGGAAAGACCCGGCCCGCGCACCAGGACGACGTCCCGGTTGGCGGGTGGCGGCGTGCGCCTGGCGCGCATCCACGCCAGGGCCGACGGCGCGGCGCTGACGACGCGGTCGCGCAGCGCCGGAAGCATGGGCCACGGCACGCCGTCGAGGCTGCTCGGCGGCACGAGCACCACGGGACCGTCGCCGAGGTGCCGTACGGCGCCGCCGAGCAGCAGCGTCTGCAGGCGGCCCGCGGCACTGTCGAGGAGACGCAGCTCGTGCACCCGCGTACGGGACGCGCCGTCGTACGCCAGCCGGGTCAGGCCGAGCCTCGCGAACCTCAGCTCGTGCTCGGCGTCGGCGAGCGGCCCCGCGACGGTGTGGCGGACCCGTCCGCCGCCGCACACCAGTACGTGCAGCACGCCGTCGACATCGGTCAGCTCGACGAGGGTCGCCTCGCCGAGTTCGCGCAGCAGCGCGCCGGGGTCGAGGCGGCGGGGGCCGTCGCGTGGGTCGCCGCGCAGCTTCAGCAGGCGTGCGCGGATGCGTTGCTGCAGGCGGCGCCGGTCGCGTTCCAGGACGGTGGCGGTCGCGCCGCCGGCTCGCGCGGCGTCCGCCAGGCAGGCGACCTCGCGGAAGGCGGCGAGGTCGGCGCGCAGTTCGGGGTAGTCGGGGGGACGCGCGGCGGGGGTGGTGAGCGCGGTGGCCCGCCAGCGTTCGCTCCACGCCAGTAAGGCGCGGGGACGGCCGGAGCGGGCCGCCGCGCGCAACGCGATCGCGGCCAGCTCGGTGCCGTGCAGGGTGGCGCCGGCCCGCAGCTCGGCCGAGCCGAAGGTGAGGCGGTGCGCGTCGAGCAGGTCCAGGCCGCGGCGGCACGCGGCCAGCGTGCGGCGGGTGCCGCCACCGGCACGCAGCGCCTCGGCGAGCCAGCCGCCGGCCCGTGCGAGCGGCGGGCCGGCGGCGCGGCCGCGCGCGGCGGTCGC
The window above is part of the Sphaerisporangium rubeum genome. Proteins encoded here:
- a CDS encoding CHAT domain-containing protein, which codes for MTAEKLLTLAYSRPREALSAARSFLGTLPGPYDASIAHQAIGIVLREFGDSRAAAKEIRRALRLARAAHCPDREADVLATLGVALTASGDTAGGLAALDAAVATGGGHTAARALYRRGYVLRVLGRHREALADLSRSAVALEAAGDGLWTARALTARALINLALGATGRADADLLVADALLAATGQELEAAFAVHNRGLVAFRAGDLPSALDHLDEAGRRYQALHTPMPDLAIDRCAVLLAAGLTREAAEGSAEAVRVLDRENGQATKLAELRLAAGRAALAAGDPAAALHHATAATRLFTRQRREWWSLHARLLTYQSRFAMTCGGGTAVTPRMARAAAALGERLAAAGSPDAVQAYLLAGRVALAAGRDAEADRYLATAARGRAAGPPLARAGGWLAEALRAGGGTRRTLAACRRGLDLLDAHRLTFGSAELRAGATLHGTELAAIALRAAARSGRPRALLAWSERWRATALTTPAARPPDYPELRADLAAFREVACLADAARAGGATATVLERDRRRLQQRIRARLLKLRGDPRDGPRRLDPGALLRELGEATLVELTDVDGVLHVLVCGGGRVRHTVAGPLADAEHELRFARLGLTRLAYDGASRTRVHELRLLDSAAGRLQTLLLGGAVRHLGDGPVVLVPPSSLDGVPWPMLPALRDRVVSAAPSALAWMRARRTPPPANRDVVLVRGPGLSTRGAEVDRIAEAYGHATVLGDGKATSSLVLRAIEGTWLTHIAAHGDFRADSPLFSSLRLDDGPLIAHDLERLGQAPYRLVLPCCDSGRLARAGADELLGLTAALLPLGTAGVISPVVPVNDAATVPLMIALHDALREGLSMPAALHRARNTTSENAVDHVTAWSFAALGAG